The Paramisgurnus dabryanus chromosome 6, PD_genome_1.1, whole genome shotgun sequence genome has a window encoding:
- the cactin gene encoding splicing factor Cactin isoform X1, whose product MSSRKHRRSRSRSDSRNRDRSRGRNVRSRSPEERHGRNRSPVKFSRRRGRSDSSDSRSSGDSAGPSRRRGAESGHSSDSDREQRGRRVRSHGRSKDRDRSPGDSRNDQKKHKKKTKHKDERSNSRRRSSSQSSIESRARDGRSSERDKRRQHSRSPSGERRRSRDRGRDRDRRRRSESSSSSCSSAESDQGGKATRDATAVKEEKNKQKEMMKALETPEEKRARRLAKKEAKERKKREKMGWSEEYMGYTNADNPFGDNNLLGTFKWQKALEKKGIGHLSEKDLKERNKRIQEENRRELQKVKQLRLEREREKSMRETELEMLQREKEAEHFKTWAEQEDNFHLHQAKLRSKIRIRDGRAKPIDLLAKYISAEDDDLSVEMHEPYTFLNGLTATDMEDLLEDIKIYMELEQGKNVDFWRDMTTITEDEISKLRKLEASGKGPGDRREGINTSVSTDVQTIFKGKTYSQLQALYMNIENKIQAGGSNLDIGYWESLLQQVRVYMARARLRERHQDVLRQKLFKLKREQGVESEPLFPIIKEESENERPITGRAESSDEEAGSSRQGASRTTEDAERPDKGEGKRTKNTAGEEGERSEEKKKDGEDGGEEKEEAPEAVLTEEDLIQQSQAEYDSGRYSPTLLQPSELPLDTHIIDVEEDMQRLVLARRQLAVTGDANESAEDAFVRRAKEGMSSDEAQFSVEMPLTGKMYLWADKYRPRKPRFFNRVHTGFEWNKYNQTHYDFDNPPPKIVQGYKFNIFYPDLIDKRSTPQYFLEPCPDNKDFGILRFHAGPPYEDIAFKIVNREWEYSHRHGFRCQFANGIFQLWFHFKRYRYRR is encoded by the exons ATGAGCTCGAGGAAGCATCGCAGGAGTAGATCCCGCTCTGATTCTAGAAACAGAGACCGAAGTAGAGGCAGAAATGTGCGGTCAAGGTCTCCCGAAGAGAGACACGGTCGAAACCGATCCCCGGTGAAATTTTCTCGCAGACGCGGCCGGTCCGACAGCAGCGACTCCAGGAGCAGCGGAGATTCCGCAGGCCCGAGCCGACGCAGAGGCGCCGAGTCCGGTCACTCCAGCGACTCAGACCGCGAGCAGAGAGGCAGAAGAGTGCGATCACACGGACGATCTAAAGACAGAGATCG CTCTCCTGGTGACAGCCGCAATGACCAGAAGAAACACAAGAAAAAGACGAAACACAAGGATGAAAGGAGCAACAGCAGGAGGAGGTCATCCTCACAATCCAGCATAGAGTCAAGGGCGAGAGATGGGAGGAGCAGCGAAAGAGATAAGAGGAGACAACACAGTAGGAGCCCAAGCGGAGAGAGACGGAGGAGCAGAGATAGAgggagagacagagacagacgaAGACGCTCGGAGTCCTCGAGTTCCTCCTGCTCCTCGGCCGAGTCTGACCAGGGCGGGAAGGCGACGAGAGACGCTACCGCCGTCAAAGAGGAGAAGAACAAACAGAAGGAGATGATGAAAGCGCTGGAGACTCCGGAAGAAAAGAGAGCCAGACGTCTAGCCAAGAAAGAGGCCAAAGAGAGGAAGAAGAGGGAGAAGATGGGCTGGAGTGAGGAGTACATGGGCTACACCAATGCAGACAATCCCTTCGGAGATAACAACCTGCTCGGCACGTTTAAGTGGCAGAAG GCTCTGGAGAAGAAGGGCATTGGACATTTGTCAGAAAAAGACCTCAAGGAGAGAAACAAACGCATCCAGGAGGAAAACCGGAGAGAATTGCAAAAG gtgaagcagctgcGTCTGGAAAGAGAACGTGAGAAATCCATGCGAGAGACAGAGTTGGAGATgttacagagagagaaagaggcgGAGCATTTCAAAACATGGGCGGAGCAAGAAGACAACTTTCATCTGCACCAGGCCAAACTAAG GTCTAAGATCCGAATCCGTGACGGTCGAGCGAAGCCCATCGACCTGCTGGCTAAGTACATCAGTGCTGAAGATGATGATTTGTCTGTGGAGATGCACGAACCGTACACCTTCCTCAACGGCCTCACCGCCACAGACATGGAAGATCTGCTGGAGGACATCAAG ATTTACATGGAGCTGGAACAGGGCAAAAATGTGGATTTCTGGAGGGACATGACCACCATTACTGAAGACGAGATCAGCAAACTGAGAAAACTGGAGGCGTCAGGAAAAGGGCCAG GTGACCGTCGTGAGGGCATCAACACTTCGGTCAGTACAGACGTGCAAACCATCTTTAAAGGCAAGACGTACAGTCAGCTTCAGGCTCTGTATATGAACATTGAGAATAAAATCCAAGCAGGAGGTTCAAACCTGGACATCGGATACTGGGAAAGTCTCTTGCAGCAGGTGCGCGTCTACATGGCACGAGCCAG GTTGAGAGAGCGCCACCAGGACGTTTTGAGACAGAAGCTGTTTAAACTGAAACGGGAACAGGGTGTGGAGAGCGAGCCGCTATTCCCCATCATTAAAGAAGAGTCAGAGAACGAGCGACCAAT CACCGGAAGGGCGGAGTCTTCAGACGAGGAGGCGGGCAGCTCACGGCAAGGTGCCAGTCGGACGACAGAAGATGCAGAGAGGCCCGATAAAGGGGAGGGTAAAAGGACGAAAAACACGGCGGGAGAAGAGGGTGAGCGGTCTGAGGAGAAGAAGAAAGACGGTGAAGATGGAGGGGAGGAGAAAGAGGAAGCACCAGAGGCAGTGTTAACAGAAGAAGATTTGATCCAGCAGAGTCAGGCAGAGTACGACTCGGGACGTTACAGTCCAACCCTTCTGCAACCCTCTGAACTTCCACTGGACACTCACATAATCGATGTAGAAGAGGACATGCAGAGACTCGTGCTGGCCCGGAGACAGCTGGCGGTCACGG GTGACGCAAACGAAAGTGCGGAGGATGCGTTTGTGCGGCGTGCTAAAGAAGGCATGAGCAGCGACGAGGCCCAGTTCAGCGTGGAAATGCCGTTGACtggaaaaatgtatttgtgGGCCGACAAATACCGTCCCCGCAAACCTCGCTTCTTCAATCGCGTTCACACCGGCTTCGAGTGGAACAAATACAACCAGACGCATTATGACTTCGACAACCCGCCGCCCAAAATCGTCCAAGGTTACAAGTTTAACATCTTCTACCCCGATCTCATCGACAAGCGGTCGACGCCGCAGTACTTTTTGGAGCCCTGCCCGGACAACAAAGACTTTGGGATTCTGCGTTTTCACGCCGGACCGCCGTACGAGGACATCGCGTTTAAGATCGTTAATCGCGAATGGGAGTATTCGCATCGTCATGGCTTCCGATGCCAATTCGCCAATGGGATCTTTCAGTTGTGGTTCCACTTCAAGAGATATCGCTATAGAAGATAA
- the cactin gene encoding splicing factor Cactin isoform X2, whose amino-acid sequence MSSRKHRRSRSRSDSRNRDRSRGRNVRSRSPEERHGRNRSPVKFSRRRGRSDSSDSRSSGDSAGPSRRRGAESGHSSDSDREQRGRRVRSHGRSKDRDRSPGDSRNDQKKHKKKTKHKDERSNSRRRSSSQSSIESRARDGRSSERDKRRQHSRSPSGERRRSRDRGRDRDRRRRSESSSSSCSSAESDQGGKATRDATAVKEEKNKQKEMMKALETPEEKRARRLAKKEAKERKKREKMGWSEEYMGYTNADNPFGDNNLLGTFKWQKALEKKGIGHLSEKDLKERNKRIQEENRRELQKVKQLRLEREREKSMRETELEMLQREKEAEHFKTWAEQEDNFHLHQAKLRSKIRIRDGRAKPIDLLAKYISAEDDDLSVEMHEPYTFLNGLTATDMEDLLEDIKIYMELEQGKNVDFWRDMTTITEDEISKLRKLEASGKGPGDRREGINTSVSTDVQTIFKGKTYSQLQALYMNIENKIQAGGSNLDIGYWESLLQQVRVYMARARLRERHQDVLRQKLFKLKREQGVESEPLFPIIKEESENERPISTGRAESSDEEAGSSRQGASRTTEDAERPDKGEGKRTKNTAGEEGERSEEKKKDGEDGGEEKEEAPEAVLTEEDLIQQSQAEYDSGRYSPTLLQPSELPLDTHIIDVEEDMQRLVLARRQLAVTGDANESAEDAFVRRAKEGMSSDEAQFSVEMPLTGKMYLWADKYRPRKPRFFNRVHTGFEWNKYNQTHYDFDNPPPKIVQGYKFNIFYPDLIDKRSTPQYFLEPCPDNKDFGILRFHAGPPYEDIAFKIVNREWEYSHRHGFRCQFANGIFQLWFHFKRYRYRR is encoded by the exons ATGAGCTCGAGGAAGCATCGCAGGAGTAGATCCCGCTCTGATTCTAGAAACAGAGACCGAAGTAGAGGCAGAAATGTGCGGTCAAGGTCTCCCGAAGAGAGACACGGTCGAAACCGATCCCCGGTGAAATTTTCTCGCAGACGCGGCCGGTCCGACAGCAGCGACTCCAGGAGCAGCGGAGATTCCGCAGGCCCGAGCCGACGCAGAGGCGCCGAGTCCGGTCACTCCAGCGACTCAGACCGCGAGCAGAGAGGCAGAAGAGTGCGATCACACGGACGATCTAAAGACAGAGATCG CTCTCCTGGTGACAGCCGCAATGACCAGAAGAAACACAAGAAAAAGACGAAACACAAGGATGAAAGGAGCAACAGCAGGAGGAGGTCATCCTCACAATCCAGCATAGAGTCAAGGGCGAGAGATGGGAGGAGCAGCGAAAGAGATAAGAGGAGACAACACAGTAGGAGCCCAAGCGGAGAGAGACGGAGGAGCAGAGATAGAgggagagacagagacagacgaAGACGCTCGGAGTCCTCGAGTTCCTCCTGCTCCTCGGCCGAGTCTGACCAGGGCGGGAAGGCGACGAGAGACGCTACCGCCGTCAAAGAGGAGAAGAACAAACAGAAGGAGATGATGAAAGCGCTGGAGACTCCGGAAGAAAAGAGAGCCAGACGTCTAGCCAAGAAAGAGGCCAAAGAGAGGAAGAAGAGGGAGAAGATGGGCTGGAGTGAGGAGTACATGGGCTACACCAATGCAGACAATCCCTTCGGAGATAACAACCTGCTCGGCACGTTTAAGTGGCAGAAG GCTCTGGAGAAGAAGGGCATTGGACATTTGTCAGAAAAAGACCTCAAGGAGAGAAACAAACGCATCCAGGAGGAAAACCGGAGAGAATTGCAAAAG gtgaagcagctgcGTCTGGAAAGAGAACGTGAGAAATCCATGCGAGAGACAGAGTTGGAGATgttacagagagagaaagaggcgGAGCATTTCAAAACATGGGCGGAGCAAGAAGACAACTTTCATCTGCACCAGGCCAAACTAAG GTCTAAGATCCGAATCCGTGACGGTCGAGCGAAGCCCATCGACCTGCTGGCTAAGTACATCAGTGCTGAAGATGATGATTTGTCTGTGGAGATGCACGAACCGTACACCTTCCTCAACGGCCTCACCGCCACAGACATGGAAGATCTGCTGGAGGACATCAAG ATTTACATGGAGCTGGAACAGGGCAAAAATGTGGATTTCTGGAGGGACATGACCACCATTACTGAAGACGAGATCAGCAAACTGAGAAAACTGGAGGCGTCAGGAAAAGGGCCAG GTGACCGTCGTGAGGGCATCAACACTTCGGTCAGTACAGACGTGCAAACCATCTTTAAAGGCAAGACGTACAGTCAGCTTCAGGCTCTGTATATGAACATTGAGAATAAAATCCAAGCAGGAGGTTCAAACCTGGACATCGGATACTGGGAAAGTCTCTTGCAGCAGGTGCGCGTCTACATGGCACGAGCCAG GTTGAGAGAGCGCCACCAGGACGTTTTGAGACAGAAGCTGTTTAAACTGAAACGGGAACAGGGTGTGGAGAGCGAGCCGCTATTCCCCATCATTAAAGAAGAGTCAGAGAACGAGCGACCAAT TAGCACCGGAAGGGCGGAGTCTTCAGACGAGGAGGCGGGCAGCTCACGGCAAGGTGCCAGTCGGACGACAGAAGATGCAGAGAGGCCCGATAAAGGGGAGGGTAAAAGGACGAAAAACACGGCGGGAGAAGAGGGTGAGCGGTCTGAGGAGAAGAAGAAAGACGGTGAAGATGGAGGGGAGGAGAAAGAGGAAGCACCAGAGGCAGTGTTAACAGAAGAAGATTTGATCCAGCAGAGTCAGGCAGAGTACGACTCGGGACGTTACAGTCCAACCCTTCTGCAACCCTCTGAACTTCCACTGGACACTCACATAATCGATGTAGAAGAGGACATGCAGAGACTCGTGCTGGCCCGGAGACAGCTGGCGGTCACGG GTGACGCAAACGAAAGTGCGGAGGATGCGTTTGTGCGGCGTGCTAAAGAAGGCATGAGCAGCGACGAGGCCCAGTTCAGCGTGGAAATGCCGTTGACtggaaaaatgtatttgtgGGCCGACAAATACCGTCCCCGCAAACCTCGCTTCTTCAATCGCGTTCACACCGGCTTCGAGTGGAACAAATACAACCAGACGCATTATGACTTCGACAACCCGCCGCCCAAAATCGTCCAAGGTTACAAGTTTAACATCTTCTACCCCGATCTCATCGACAAGCGGTCGACGCCGCAGTACTTTTTGGAGCCCTGCCCGGACAACAAAGACTTTGGGATTCTGCGTTTTCACGCCGGACCGCCGTACGAGGACATCGCGTTTAAGATCGTTAATCGCGAATGGGAGTATTCGCATCGTCATGGCTTCCGATGCCAATTCGCCAATGGGATCTTTCAGTTGTGGTTCCACTTCAAGAGATATCGCTATAGAAGATAA
- the sema4e gene encoding semaphorin-4E — translation MLLLAVLYVLCLWSPGGFGSIPNCVPRKTVALKNNGGRLFREDSFWNYTTMLLRKDLNVLILGAREAIFALDLDDITVKKAMVEWSVTKEEQKECVIKGKQGNDCKNYIRILHTKDNGTMYVCGTKAFNPTCKYMSWDDGKLVLENKQEDGKGKCPFDPSQRYTSAMVDGVLYSATSINFRGSESVVMRSSEETIRTDSTDSWLNEPNFIHMAHIPEGERSPEGDDDKIYLFFTETAVEYDSYSKVHVSRIARVCKGDVGGLRTLQKKWTSFLKARLDCPIPNTNLLLLVQDVFHFCPGDWTTCVFYAIFTPESDSSQYSAVCAYGIEDVKAVFSKSKFKTSVEVEMSSVKWVMYSGELPDPRPGACIDDHARSKGIMKSLDLPDKTLQFIKEKHLMDQAVKPIGDRPLLVRRGAAFTRIVVATATDLNGDTHQVMLIGTKSGSVLKAVNYNGEMIIIEEIQLFDLSQPIKILRLSDTTLYAGSEVGVVQVSVSECGRYLNCLDCVLARDPYCGWDLDTGRCSTINSTHSTRNSSVIQSLEGNASGCSPSDNDKVVSRSFFPGNTVKLSCQPYSNLAQVEWQVDGRPITASSTIEILSDGLMILNASEEHNGHYTCDSVETVSQWKYRTKHAAYDLKLWLGSGTTASLHDVGENYNTLVVVVVLLSLLLAVLVIWNLYKGHLPLLCFRRSLGGNKHEDQLDCNRAEDHKPSTSMRNMNSNNNHADNQRCSDARETDRLSTTVGSSVRVSLKYIDDESEI, via the exons ATGTTGCTGTTGGCTGTTTTGTACGTGTTGTGTCTATGGAGTCCGGGTGGTTTTGGATCAATACCAAACTGCGTGCCCAGAAAAACAGTAGCCCTTAAGA ATAACGGAGGACGTTTGTTTCGTGAGGACAGTTTTTGGAATTACACCACAATGCTGTTGAGGAAAGATCTCAACGTGCTCATCCTGGGTGCCAGAGAGGCAATTTTTGCCCTCGATCTGGATGATATTACAGTCAAGAAAGCCATG GTGGAGTGGTCAGTCACAAAAGAAGAACAAAAAGAGTGTGTCATTAAGGGGAAACAGGGG AATGACTGCAAAAACTACATAAGAATTCTTCATACAAAGGACAATGGCACAATGTATGTTTGTGGAACCAAAGCATTTAACCCGACCTGTAAATACATG tCATGGGATGATGGGAAGCTGGTTTTAGAGAACAAACAAGAAGATGGGAAGGGGAAATGTCCATTTGATCCATCTCAGCGATACACATCCGCAATGGTCG ATGGAGTGCTGTACTCTGCAACCTCAATAAACTTTCGTGGCTCAGAGTCGGTCGTGATGCGCAGTTCAGAGGAAACCATACGGACAGACTCTACAGACAGCTGGCTCAATG AACCAAATTTCATTCACATGGCTCACATACCGGAGGGTGAGAGGAGCCCAGAAGGCGATGATGACAAGATTTATCTCTTCTTCACTGAAACGGCAGTGGAATATGACTCCTACAGCAAGGTGCACGTCTCTCGAATAGCCCGCGTGTGCAAG GGAGACGTGGGTGGGCTGAGGACACTGCAGAAAAAGTGGACATCGTTCCTGAAAGCGAGGCTCGACTGTCCCATTCCAAACACCAACTTGCTTCTTCTGGTCCAGGATGTGTTTCATTTTTGCCCTGGCGACTGGACCACTTGCGTTTTTTATGCAATCTTTACCCCAGAGTC GGACTCCTCACAATACTCTGCAGTGTGCGCATATGGAATCGAAGACGTCAAGGCGGTGTTTTCTAAAAGCAAGTTTAAGACGTCTGTTGAAGTCGAGATGTCATCTGTGAAGTGGGTGATGTACTCGGGTGAACTCCCCGACCCTCGACCCGGAGCA TGCATCGACGATCACGCCAGAAGTAAAGGCATCATGAAATCGCTGGATCTGCCAGACAAAACACTgcagtttattaaagaaaaGCATCTGATGGACCAGGCAGTCAAACCTATTGGAGATCGCCCCCTGCTGGTGAGAAGAGGCGCAGCGTTTACTAGAATTGTGGTGGCCACTGCAACTGACCTAAATGGAGACACCCATCAAGTCATGCTCATCGGCACAA AAAGCGGATCTGTGCTAAAAGCTGTGAATTATAATGGTGAGATGATTATCATTGAAGAAATTCAGCTGTTTGACCTCTCACAGCCCATCAAGATCTTACGACTTTCAGACACCACG TTGTATGCGGGTtcagaagtgggcgtggtgCAGGTGTCAGTCAGCGAATGTGGGCGGTACCTCAACTGTCTGGACTGCGTTCTGGCCAGAGATCCATACTGTGGCTGGGACCTCGATACAGGCCGCTGTTCTACCATAAACAGCACACATAGTACCAGAAACAG TTCTGTGATTCAAAGTTTAGAGGGCAACGCCAGTGGATGTTCACCATCAG ATAACGATAAGGTGGTTAGCCGCTCGTTTTTCCCCGGCAATACCGTGAAGCTGTCGTGCCAGCCGTACTCCAACCTGGCACAGGTGGAGTGGCAGGTGGACGGACGGCCGATCACAGCATCGAGCACCATTGAGATCCTCTCCGACGGTCTGATGATCCTCAACGCCTCAGAAGAGCACAACGGCCACTACACCTGCGATTCAGTCGAAACCGTATCCCAGTGGAAATACAGAACCAAGCATGCAGCGTATGACCTGAAACTGTGGTTGGGAAGCGGGACTACAGCTTCACTTCATGATGTTGGAGAAAACTATAACACCCTAGTGGTCGTGGTGGTGTTGTTGTCGCTATTGTTGGCTGTGTTAGTCATTTGGAACTTGTACAAAGGTCATTTACCATTGCTGTGCTTTCGCAGAAGTTTAGGAGGGAACAAGCATGAAGACCAGCTCGACTGTAACCGGGCTGAGGATCATAAACCATCAACTTCTATGAGGAACATGAACAGCAATAATAACCACGCTGACAACCAGCGGTGTTCTGACGCTAGAGAAACCGACAGACTGTCAACCACAGTTGGTTCCTCGGTTCGGGTCTCATTGAAATACATAGACGATGAATCTGAGATCTGA